One Candidatus Cardinium hertigii DNA window includes the following coding sequences:
- a CDS encoding leucine-rich repeat domain-containing protein, which produces MPKLKKLKLDYNQLKSIERIFDLPELIELDLSGNQLTSIEGLPNLPKLKKLNLNDNQLISVEELSRLQKLEHLNLDNNQLISIEGLSRLQKLAKITLRNNQLTDITELFCLPNLRISIKEATLLT; this is translated from the coding sequence TTGCCAAAATTAAAAAAGCTAAAGCTTGATTATAACCAACTTAAAAGTATTGAGCGGATCTTTGATTTACCAGAGCTAATAGAGCTAGATCTTAGTGGTAACCAACTTACGAGTATTGAAGGACTCCCTAACTTACCAAAACTAAAGAAGCTAAATCTTAATGATAACCAACTGATAAGTGTTGAAGAGCTTTCTCGTTTACAAAAGCTAGAACATCTTAATCTTGATAATAATCAGCTTATAAGTATTGAAGGGCTTTCTCGTTTACAAAAACTGGCAAAGATAACGCTTAGGAATAATCAACTTACAGATATTACTGAGCTCTTTTGTTTACCAAATCTAAGAATCTCTATTAAAGAAGCAACACTATTAACTTAA
- the pdhA gene encoding pyruvate dehydrogenase (acetyl-transferring) E1 component subunit alpha produces MDPFKKNRVTKAQEAVLLPDALDVKHLSLYLQWYEAMVLIRKFEDKAAQLYGQQKISGFCHLYNGQEACIVGAVSALCKGDKYITAYRDHAHPLALGTDPKYIMAELYGKATGIAKGQGGSMHLFDKACHFLGGHGIVGGQVPLGIGIAFAEKYKKTENLCITFMGDGAVRQGVVHEAFNLAMLYHLPVIFVIENNGYAMGTSVERSSNVIDLYKLGQSYDMDATSVNGLCIKEVYHAVQKAARKARKGVPGLLEFVTYRYKGHSMSDPATYRSKDEVATYKAEDPILKLKQFVLENGMITERELKAIDHKIKDKINEAVAFAESSPWPDPVSVYDYVYKQKDYPFLPY; encoded by the coding sequence ATGGATCCCTTTAAAAAAAACCGTGTTACCAAGGCGCAAGAAGCTGTTTTGTTGCCGGATGCGTTAGATGTGAAACACCTTTCCCTCTATTTACAATGGTATGAGGCAATGGTATTGATACGCAAGTTTGAAGATAAAGCAGCACAGCTCTATGGACAACAAAAAATTAGCGGTTTTTGTCATCTTTATAATGGACAGGAAGCTTGTATAGTAGGAGCAGTTTCTGCCTTATGTAAAGGCGACAAGTATATTACCGCTTACCGGGATCATGCCCATCCACTTGCATTGGGAACAGATCCTAAATACATAATGGCAGAGCTCTATGGAAAGGCTACGGGTATCGCTAAGGGGCAAGGGGGATCTATGCACCTATTTGATAAAGCATGCCATTTTTTAGGTGGTCATGGTATTGTTGGGGGACAAGTTCCTTTGGGTATAGGGATCGCATTTGCAGAAAAATATAAAAAAACAGAAAATTTATGCATCACTTTTATGGGTGATGGTGCAGTACGCCAAGGTGTGGTGCATGAAGCTTTTAATTTAGCAATGCTTTACCATTTGCCTGTTATTTTTGTGATTGAAAACAATGGATATGCCATGGGTACTTCGGTAGAAAGAAGTAGCAATGTAATAGATCTGTATAAACTAGGACAATCTTATGACATGGATGCAACAAGCGTTAATGGATTGTGTATAAAAGAAGTATACCATGCTGTACAAAAAGCTGCGCGGAAGGCTAGAAAAGGAGTCCCAGGTTTACTGGAATTTGTAACCTATCGTTACAAAGGGCATTCTATGTCTGATCCAGCAACTTATCGCTCTAAAGATGAGGTGGCGACCTATAAGGCAGAGGATCCTATTCTAAAATTGAAACAATTTGTATTAGAAAATGGGATGATTACAGAAAGAGAGCTAAAAGCTATAGATCATAAAATTAAGGATAAAATTAATGAGGCAGTTGCTTTTGCAGAAAGTTCCCCTTGGCCGGATCCGGTTTCTGTTTATGATTATGTGTATAAACAAAAAGATTACCCCTTTCTCCCCTATTAA
- a CDS encoding tetratricopeptide repeat protein translates to MKLVDINSVPRATSAKELSQSEKALQLAIKRKKRSYYCIGCLLVLVPIMVYIWDLYQSKKDLQAKKEAAQAICFFESANFAKALEGEGAHKGFLSIIELYPFTSTACLMHFYAGISYMHQKQYDQAIASLKKFSSKDFIVQARAYAVIADAYSEQRKYKQAAIYYKQAANYKPNSVYTPHYLVKAANAFEEVAQYKEAYDCYNTIEEKYPNAQLNREGLVAREKGRLSMLLSN, encoded by the coding sequence ATGAAACTAGTAGATATCAATAGTGTCCCCAGGGCTACGTCAGCAAAAGAGCTTTCCCAATCGGAAAAGGCACTTCAGCTGGCTATAAAACGTAAAAAACGCAGCTATTATTGTATAGGTTGCCTTTTAGTGCTTGTTCCTATTATGGTATACATATGGGATTTGTATCAAAGCAAAAAAGATTTGCAAGCGAAAAAGGAGGCTGCTCAGGCAATTTGTTTTTTTGAATCTGCGAACTTTGCTAAAGCGTTGGAAGGAGAGGGTGCGCATAAAGGGTTTCTAAGCATAATTGAATTATACCCCTTTACATCAACGGCTTGCCTTATGCATTTTTATGCAGGGATCTCCTACATGCATCAGAAGCAATATGACCAAGCCATTGCCTCTTTGAAAAAATTTTCTTCTAAAGATTTTATTGTACAAGCCCGTGCCTATGCGGTTATAGCGGACGCATATAGTGAGCAAAGAAAATACAAACAAGCAGCCATTTATTATAAGCAAGCAGCAAACTACAAACCAAATAGTGTCTATACACCGCATTATTTGGTTAAAGCAGCTAATGCTTTTGAAGAAGTTGCTCAATATAAGGAAGCATATGATTGCTACAATACAATTGAAGAAAAATATCCAAATGCGCAATTGAATCGAGAGGGGTTAGTCGCTCGGGAAAAAGGCCGGCTATCCATGTTGCTGTCAAACTGA
- the recJ gene encoding single-stranded-DNA-specific exonuclease RecJ: MVRHPMPKHWVIRYPKENEKIILLEKEIGVPTPLSTILVDRSIETFDSAKQFFRPSLEALHDPFLMLGMGRAVARLMQALYRSEQILIYGDYDVDGTTAVAMVYLFLQQFSGSNIRYYVPDRMLEGYGVSLQAIEQAYQNGVKLILTLDCGIKAYEAIASAVALGIDVIVCDHHEVGDSLPLAYAILNPKQGDCTYPFKELSGCGIAFKFVQACCKYNGWKYETVYPYLDLVAISTACDMVPLVDENRILTYHGIKQLAQNARPALQALMEVASLAGNVTMEDLLFKIGPRVNVAGRIGHASLVVQLLVEKDIKQARTLAQVINQQNLLRRELDHTITQEALSLIAKNTKLRKSNVLFNPDWHKGIIGIVASRCIEQHHKPTIVLTLSNGKATGSARSVPGYNIYEAIASCSALLCQYGGHAFAAGLTLPLENISDFQEMFEEVVADTIADHLLIPRQSIHALLSFQDITQKFVNILMQMAPFGLGNPMPVFVSNHVYASSYSLLKGQHLKLQLYQLGCKQHYTAIGFGLAAYESLVASGNPFSIAYTIAYNYFLGNKSLQLIIKDFKETV, translated from the coding sequence ATGGTACGCCATCCCATGCCTAAACATTGGGTCATCCGTTATCCGAAGGAAAATGAAAAAATAATTCTATTAGAAAAAGAAATTGGGGTACCTACCCCTCTTTCAACTATTTTAGTTGATAGGTCAATAGAAACATTTGATTCAGCTAAACAGTTCTTCCGTCCTTCTCTGGAGGCGTTACACGATCCTTTTTTAATGTTAGGGATGGGACGTGCCGTAGCACGTTTGATGCAAGCGCTCTATCGCAGCGAACAAATATTAATTTATGGTGACTATGACGTAGATGGTACAACCGCTGTGGCCATGGTTTATCTTTTCTTACAGCAATTTTCTGGATCTAACATAAGGTATTATGTTCCAGACCGTATGTTAGAAGGATATGGCGTCTCCTTACAAGCTATAGAACAAGCCTATCAAAATGGTGTTAAACTGATTCTTACGTTGGATTGTGGCATAAAGGCTTACGAAGCTATAGCAAGCGCCGTTGCATTAGGAATAGACGTAATAGTTTGTGATCATCATGAGGTGGGTGATTCTTTACCTTTGGCCTATGCGATTCTAAACCCAAAGCAGGGCGATTGTACGTATCCTTTTAAAGAACTATCGGGCTGTGGTATTGCTTTTAAATTCGTACAAGCATGCTGTAAGTATAATGGATGGAAGTATGAAACAGTTTACCCTTACTTAGATTTGGTAGCTATCAGTACAGCTTGTGATATGGTTCCATTAGTGGATGAAAATAGAATTTTAACCTACCATGGCATTAAACAATTAGCGCAAAACGCTCGTCCAGCACTACAAGCGCTCATGGAGGTAGCTTCTTTGGCTGGTAATGTTACAATGGAGGATCTCTTGTTTAAGATAGGACCACGCGTTAATGTGGCTGGACGCATTGGCCATGCTTCCTTGGTGGTACAGCTGCTTGTGGAAAAAGATATCAAACAAGCTAGAACGCTGGCACAAGTTATCAATCAACAAAACCTCTTGCGAAGAGAGCTGGACCATACCATTACACAGGAAGCATTGTCACTTATAGCAAAAAATACAAAATTAAGGAAAAGCAATGTGCTCTTTAATCCAGACTGGCATAAAGGTATTATTGGGATTGTGGCTTCACGTTGTATCGAACAACACCATAAACCTACCATTGTCTTAACGCTTTCCAATGGCAAAGCTACTGGATCCGCTCGCTCAGTGCCTGGCTATAATATATATGAAGCCATTGCTTCCTGTAGCGCGCTACTATGCCAATATGGTGGCCATGCTTTTGCAGCAGGTCTTACGCTACCATTAGAAAATATTTCTGATTTCCAGGAAATGTTTGAGGAAGTGGTAGCAGATACTATAGCGGATCATTTGTTAATCCCACGGCAATCCATTCATGCGTTACTTTCCTTTCAAGATATTACGCAAAAATTTGTTAACATATTGATGCAGATGGCTCCTTTCGGTTTGGGAAATCCTATGCCTGTATTTGTTAGCAACCATGTTTATGCTAGCAGCTATAGCTTGCTTAAGGGGCAACATCTTAAGCTGCAACTCTATCAATTGGGTTGTAAACAACACTATACAGCTATTGGTTTTGGACTAGCAGCTTATGAGTCATTGGTGGCAAGTGGGAATCCTTTTTCTATAGCCTATACAATAGCTTATAACTATTTTCTTGGTAATAAATCCTTACAACTTATTATAAAAGATTTTAAAGAAACGGTTTAG
- a CDS encoding UDP-2,3-diacylglucosamine diphosphatase yields the protein MIQITQLQKGKKVFFISDLHLPLQMSSKTSNSCREDKVIAWLNYIQPQAEALFLLGDIFDFWFEYKYLIPKGALRFQAKLLSFCEEKIPVYFFLGNHDYWAKDYLMHVSGVQIFRAPLSVCMCNKRFLIGHGDTINPTRSYSLLLKLYHNALLQHLAKLLPADWLYGMVDYYCLKKNNRKKAWDLGQEDRILHYCKTEIEPSMHHDFYIFGHMHTPCIKAINHTSYYCNLGDWITHYTYGCFDGLAFSLLKF from the coding sequence TTGATACAAATTACACAATTACAAAAGGGGAAAAAGGTATTTTTTATATCAGATTTACATTTGCCGCTCCAAATGAGCAGTAAAACAAGCAATAGCTGTCGAGAAGACAAGGTCATAGCGTGGTTAAATTATATACAGCCGCAAGCAGAAGCTTTATTTCTATTAGGTGACATTTTTGATTTTTGGTTTGAATATAAATACCTTATCCCAAAAGGTGCTTTGCGATTTCAAGCAAAACTTTTATCATTTTGTGAAGAAAAAATTCCTGTTTATTTTTTTTTAGGGAATCATGACTATTGGGCTAAGGATTATTTAATGCACGTAAGTGGCGTACAGATTTTTCGAGCGCCACTATCTGTTTGTATGTGCAATAAGCGTTTTTTAATCGGACATGGTGATACCATCAATCCTACCCGTTCTTATTCCTTATTGTTGAAATTGTACCACAATGCTTTACTACAGCATCTGGCAAAGTTATTACCAGCCGATTGGTTATACGGTATGGTGGATTACTATTGCTTAAAAAAAAATAATCGTAAAAAAGCTTGGGATTTAGGACAAGAGGATCGTATATTACACTACTGCAAAACGGAAATAGAGCCTTCTATGCACCATGATTTTTATATATTCGGCCATATGCATACACCTTGCATAAAAGCAATAAACCATACAAGTTACTATTGCAATCTGGGTGATTGGATTACACACTATACGTATGGTTGTTTTGATGGATTGGCGTTTTCGTTACTTAAATTTTAA
- a CDS encoding rod shape-determining protein, producing MGIRSYFYKDIAVDLGTANTLIIQDDKIVVDEPSIIAVDKSSNKMIAVGKVAMQMHEKTHDTIKTIRPLKDGVIADYHAAELMIQGMIKMLHKKKFNFFTPFFNKIIICIPSGTTDVEKRAVRDSAAHTGGKEVYMIYEPIAAAIGIGINIADPIGCMIVDIGGGTTEIAIISLAGIACDQSIKIAGHAFNKDILDYMRKQHSLLIGERTAEQIKITVGAVWTDLKNPPADYSVHGKDLMTGIPKTVTVNYREITASLEESAVKIDNAVLKALEMVPPELASDIYKNGIHLTGGGALLRGLNKRLHSLTNLPVHIAEDPLQAVVRGTGIALKNIEAYRSVLMS from the coding sequence ATGGGAATCCGTAGTTATTTTTATAAAGACATTGCTGTTGATTTAGGAACAGCTAATACATTGATTATACAAGACGATAAAATTGTTGTTGATGAGCCCTCTATTATTGCTGTAGACAAGAGCAGTAATAAAATGATAGCTGTAGGGAAGGTAGCCATGCAGATGCATGAAAAGACACATGATACCATTAAAACCATTAGACCGCTTAAAGATGGTGTGATTGCAGATTATCATGCAGCAGAGCTAATGATTCAAGGTATGATTAAGATGCTACATAAAAAAAAGTTTAATTTTTTTACCCCTTTTTTTAATAAAATTATTATCTGTATTCCATCTGGGACAACCGATGTAGAAAAAAGAGCTGTTAGGGATTCTGCTGCCCATACAGGTGGTAAGGAAGTTTATATGATTTATGAACCTATTGCAGCAGCTATAGGCATAGGGATTAATATTGCGGATCCTATTGGCTGTATGATAGTTGATATTGGGGGAGGTACAACGGAAATCGCTATTATCTCTTTGGCTGGCATTGCTTGTGACCAATCCATCAAAATAGCAGGGCATGCTTTTAATAAGGATATTTTGGACTATATGCGCAAGCAGCATAGTTTGCTTATTGGAGAGCGTACGGCAGAACAAATTAAAATTACAGTAGGAGCGGTTTGGACTGATTTAAAGAATCCACCCGCCGATTATTCGGTCCATGGTAAAGATTTAATGACAGGTATCCCCAAAACCGTAACAGTAAATTATAGAGAAATAACTGCTTCTTTGGAAGAATCAGCTGTTAAAATTGATAATGCCGTACTCAAGGCATTGGAAATGGTACCACCTGAATTGGCTTCTGATATTTATAAAAATGGCATTCATTTAACAGGAGGTGGTGCTTTATTACGTGGCCTGAATAAACGTTTACATAGTCTCACCAATCTCCCTGTACATATTGCAGAAGACCCTTTACAGGCAGTAGTACGTGGGACAGGTATCGCATTAAAAAATATAGAGGCTTATCGAAGTGTACTAATGAGCTAG
- the fabV gene encoding enoyl-ACP reductase FabV, translating into MHTLIHPKVRGYICTTAHPVGCVKQVQTSIQYVTQRPAIAYGPRKVLIIGGSTGFGLASRIAATFGSQAQTIAVFFEREGSAALHRTASAGWYNTVAFEEEAHKVGLYAKSINGDAYSDATKQRVLALIEQDWQGGIDLVVYSLASPRRIHPKTGLCFNSVLKPIGQPYTTKTIDVMHNRLEEVTIEPASDQEVADTIAVMGGEDWMLWIEALLQANLLAKGVQTIAYSYYGSALTYPIYREGSIGQAKKHLEATSQVIQQRLEVLQGSALISFNKALVTQASAAIPAIPLYVSLLYKVMKEKQLHEECMEQIYRLYVDHLYKNGERPIADSEGFIRMDDWEMREDVQQAVAQRWSEVNDENLLLLTDLTGYKQAFYRLFGFEVEGVDYSQPVAIDRSIPSISTSTKR; encoded by the coding sequence ATGCATACGCTTATACATCCCAAAGTACGTGGTTATATATGTACGACTGCCCATCCAGTAGGTTGTGTCAAGCAGGTACAGACTTCTATTCAATATGTTACACAGCGGCCTGCGATTGCTTACGGCCCTAGAAAAGTACTTATTATAGGTGGTTCTACAGGTTTTGGGCTAGCCAGTAGGATAGCAGCTACCTTTGGTTCACAAGCACAAACGATAGCTGTCTTTTTTGAACGGGAGGGATCTGCTGCGCTCCATCGAACCGCTTCTGCAGGGTGGTATAATACGGTTGCTTTTGAAGAGGAAGCACACAAGGTTGGATTGTATGCCAAAAGCATTAATGGGGATGCTTATTCAGATGCTACCAAGCAACGGGTTCTTGCGTTAATAGAGCAGGATTGGCAAGGAGGAATAGATTTAGTGGTTTATAGTTTGGCTTCTCCCCGCCGTATACATCCTAAAACAGGCCTCTGCTTCAATTCTGTTTTAAAACCCATTGGACAACCTTATACTACTAAAACCATTGACGTAATGCATAATCGGCTTGAAGAAGTAACTATTGAGCCTGCAAGCGATCAAGAAGTAGCCGATACCATTGCTGTGATGGGGGGAGAAGATTGGATGCTATGGATAGAAGCATTGTTGCAAGCTAATCTTTTGGCTAAAGGGGTACAAACCATAGCTTATTCCTACTATGGTTCTGCCTTAACCTATCCCATTTACAGAGAAGGGAGCATTGGTCAAGCGAAAAAGCATTTGGAAGCAACCAGCCAAGTAATACAACAGCGGCTAGAGGTACTCCAGGGGAGCGCCTTGATTTCTTTTAATAAGGCTTTGGTTACACAGGCTAGTGCAGCCATACCCGCTATACCACTGTATGTTTCTTTGCTTTACAAGGTAATGAAAGAAAAGCAACTGCATGAGGAATGTATGGAGCAAATATATAGGTTATATGTGGATCACCTATATAAAAATGGTGAGCGGCCAATAGCAGATTCAGAAGGATTCATTCGCATGGATGATTGGGAAATGCGTGAAGACGTACAACAAGCAGTTGCCCAAAGATGGTCTGAAGTCAATGATGAAAATTTATTACTTCTTACAGACTTGACAGGTTATAAACAGGCCTTCTACAGGCTATTTGGATTCGAAGTAGAGGGGGTGGATTACAGTCAACCGGTTGCTATAGACCGCTCTATTCCTTCTATAAGTACTTCCACTAAACGCTAG
- a CDS encoding bactofilin family protein — protein sequence MFNNNKIKNTGPVTIGNIIGQGSHLEGNIHTTGNLRIEGKITGSIQTEAKVVLSHTAQLQGNIVAYHAEIGGEVRGRIEVVELLVLKTTAVVWGDIIANKLVFEEGAYFDGKCKMGKKANEKPASLSTASINSSSVTTDPSESEQSGDDKIVKSHSFSK from the coding sequence ATGTTTAATAATAATAAAATAAAAAATACAGGTCCTGTAACCATTGGTAATATTATAGGGCAGGGATCACATCTAGAGGGTAACATACATACGACAGGCAATTTGCGCATAGAAGGTAAAATAACTGGTAGTATTCAAACAGAAGCAAAGGTAGTTTTAAGTCATACAGCCCAGTTACAGGGTAATATTGTAGCTTACCATGCTGAAATTGGGGGGGAAGTGAGAGGAAGAATAGAAGTTGTGGAATTACTTGTATTAAAAACGACCGCGGTTGTATGGGGTGATATTATTGCTAATAAGTTGGTATTTGAGGAGGGGGCCTATTTTGATGGGAAATGTAAAATGGGCAAAAAGGCAAACGAAAAACCAGCGTCTCTCTCTACTGCATCTATAAATAGTTCATCTGTTACCACAGATCCATCAGAATCTGAGCAATCAGGCGATGATAAAATAGTAAAAAGCCATTCATTTTCTAAGTAG
- a CDS encoding M23 family metallopeptidase, which translates to MLSIPNSKTIAWFISNFNQKIDQLRTYKKWLDGFERRYQLVIRNIENFAEYATTPFSGATLIIFVFSFFFASFGCSLWLAKTVLAKWVNPTYLEKENKKKILTLLDTVETLEKQIHTQSVFIETLQQIIKGNPVPSSLPLQPPASSVPSTLPTRPTILNAPAIISPKKKGTLPPFAQHTSTTAMQDSLLIPPMNGMISAPFNMKNGHYGVDIVAKEKDPIKAVAAGIVIFSDWSVDSGWIIVIQHFNNLVSIYKHCAVLFKKVGNLIKVGDIIALMGNSGELSTNPHLHFELWYESAALNPEDFYNF; encoded by the coding sequence TTGCTTTCCATTCCAAATAGCAAAACCATAGCGTGGTTTATTTCTAATTTTAATCAAAAAATCGATCAATTGCGTACCTATAAAAAGTGGTTAGATGGTTTCGAACGTCGTTATCAGTTGGTTATTCGAAATATTGAGAACTTTGCAGAATATGCAACCACTCCTTTTAGCGGTGCAACCCTGATTATTTTTGTTTTTTCTTTTTTTTTCGCAAGTTTTGGTTGTAGTTTATGGCTTGCTAAGACGGTTTTAGCTAAATGGGTGAATCCTACTTACCTAGAAAAAGAAAACAAAAAGAAAATTCTTACACTGTTGGATACCGTAGAAACTTTAGAAAAGCAAATCCATACACAGTCGGTATTTATTGAAACGCTACAACAAATCATAAAGGGCAATCCTGTTCCATCCAGTTTGCCTTTGCAGCCACCCGCTTCTTCTGTTCCATCTACTCTTCCTACCAGGCCTACTATCCTTAACGCACCCGCAATCATCTCCCCGAAAAAAAAAGGGACGTTACCACCTTTCGCACAGCATACCTCAACCACAGCTATGCAAGATTCCCTACTTATACCACCTATGAATGGAATGATTTCAGCTCCATTCAATATGAAGAATGGGCATTATGGCGTAGATATTGTGGCTAAAGAGAAAGATCCCATTAAAGCAGTAGCCGCTGGGATAGTAATCTTCTCTGATTGGTCCGTTGATTCAGGATGGATTATCGTCATTCAACATTTCAATAATTTAGTTTCTATTTACAAACATTGTGCTGTTTTGTTTAAAAAAGTTGGTAATTTAATTAAGGTAGGGGATATAATTGCACTGATGGGGAACTCTGGAGAGCTCTCGACCAATCCGCATTTACATTTTGAGCTTTGGTATGAAAGCGCAGCACTCAATCCGGAAGATTTTTATAATTTTTAA